The genomic window CGCATATGGTTGAGCGCATTGGCTTTTTGGATGAGACATGGTTGAAAACCAACATGGCCAAGACGACGGGCTGGGCTCCGCGCGGTCAGAGGCTGGTCGATCATGCTCCATTCGGTCACTGGCGCACCCAAACATTTGTCGCGGCATTGCGCCATAACCGGCTGGACGCGCCTTGGGTCATTGATGGCACCATGAACCGCGTCACTTTCGAGACCTATGTCGAAACCCAACTCGCTCCGACCCTGAGCAAAGGGGACGTGATCATCCTGGACAACCTGTCCAGTCATAAAAGCGCACGGGCCGCTGAGATGATGCGTGATGTCGGCGCGTGGTTCTTGTTCTTGCCGCCATACTCGCCGGACCTGAACCCGATTGAGATGGCATTGTCAAAGCTCAAGACGCTGATCCGAAAGGCTGTCGCCCGTACCTACGAAGACCTTTGGAGCGCTGTCGGACACGTCTGCAATCTCTTCACCGAAGAGGAATGCTTCAACTTCTTCAAAGCCGCAGGATATGAAACCGATTAAACGCAAAACGCTCTAGCGCTCATTGGCTGCGTCCTCGGACGGTGAGGAGGCTAAAGCAAAGGGCACCAGATTTGCCCCTTAAATGGTAAGGCCCCCCAACAGGTGGGAGGCCAGCCCAAGGAGGGGCCTGCTAAGCACCCCCAATCAACGCCCGAATTGCTTCGGTGTCACGGTCAGCAGATATTTCACCGTATCCCTTGGGTAAAGTATATATAGCATGTATATGTTATTAAGTAAAGGAATCCAAAGGCTTATGTAACTTATTGAAAGGACTCGCAAAAGTCAGCAGCGCTAACTGCTCACCCGCACTCAACCCGGGTGATGATGTCGTCATCCCCATAAATCACGTTCAGCCGCTGCGGGTTGTAATCCATCGTCACCGCATCATTCGGCCCGATCACCCGCATTGGGGCCCGGAAGATCGTGACGGCCAGGATATCAAGGTGTTCTCCGATCAGGCTGTGCCAGCCGGATGCGCCACAGGCGTCATTCGTGGCCAGATCGGGGCTGTCCCCATCGCCACCATCGTCCTGACAGGCGGCAAGCGCGATCAGGGGGATCATGAAAAGAGTAGCTCGCATCTGCATAACTCCATTGAATTGTATCACAGATTGGCAGAGGCTCCGCGCAATGCAAGACCCAAGGGGAGGAATACGCATGCGCACCCGTGCCGCTGTCGCGATCGAGGCTGGAAAACCGCTGGAGATTATGGAGGTGAACCTTGATGGCCCGAAAGCGGGTGAGGTTCTGGTCGAGATCAAGGCCACGGGTATTTGCCATACGGATGAATTTACCCTCTCGGGTGCGGATCCTGAAGGTCTGTTCCCTGCGATTCTGGGCCATGAAGGCGCAGGCGTGGTGTTGGAGGTCGGCGCCGGTGTCACATCGCTTGAACCCGGCGATCATGTCATCCCGCTTTACACCGCCGAATGCCGGGAATGCGAATATTGCCTGCATCCGAAAACCAATCTCTGCCAGTCGGTGCGTGCGACACAAGGCCAGGGCGTGATGCCCGATGGCACATCGCGGTTCAGCATGCTGGAT from Rhodophyticola sp. CCM32 includes these protein-coding regions:
- a CDS encoding I78 family peptidase inhibitor — translated: MIPLIALAACQDDGGDGDSPDLATNDACGASGWHSLIGEHLDILAVTIFRAPMRVIGPNDAVTMDYNPQRLNVIYGDDDIITRVECG
- a CDS encoding IS630 family transposase, encoding MTHRQPFMAHMVERIGFLDETWLKTNMAKTTGWAPRGQRLVDHAPFGHWRTQTFVAALRHNRLDAPWVIDGTMNRVTFETYVETQLAPTLSKGDVIILDNLSSHKSARAAEMMRDVGAWFLFLPPYSPDLNPIEMALSKLKTLIRKAVARTYEDLWSAVGHVCNLFTEEECFNFFKAAGYETD